In one Vulgatibacter incomptus genomic region, the following are encoded:
- a CDS encoding glycosyltransferase family 4 protein, producing the protein MKILFVSQYYPPESNAPANRVSEMAKEWVRIGHEVTVLTTFPNHPEGKIYPGHKNGRPQVEERDGVRVVRVPVYIAANKGILRRSLAYLSFSISAAIFGTYRIERPDVVIATSPQLLVGVAGAWLSARFRRPFVLEIRDLWPDSIVAVGALREGHPALRMLRRIEHWLYRRADAVAVVTETFKEILQQRGVTPERIAFLPNGVDDELFHPRELPNDPTGENDPHPGKFVVTFAGTIGMAHGLKTVLEAAELLKDDPVVQFLVVGDGAERAQLEAKVAEMRLTNVQFKGRVPRSAVAGILRRTDASLVMLRPSPVFETVLPSKMFEAMGTATPILLGVDGEARRLLERADAGIHFPPGDARALVVAIQRLRNDRDETARLGKNGLAYTLANYERRRIAAGYEGLLREIASPTEQHTPTNVVVGGG; encoded by the coding sequence ATGAAGATCCTCTTCGTTTCGCAGTACTATCCGCCCGAATCGAACGCGCCGGCGAACCGCGTGTCCGAGATGGCGAAGGAGTGGGTACGCATAGGACATGAGGTCACTGTCCTCACCACCTTTCCGAACCATCCTGAGGGCAAGATCTACCCGGGCCACAAAAACGGCCGACCCCAGGTCGAGGAGCGGGATGGCGTCCGCGTGGTCCGCGTCCCTGTCTACATCGCGGCGAACAAGGGAATCCTCCGGCGCTCGCTCGCGTATCTGTCTTTCTCGATCAGCGCGGCGATCTTCGGGACCTACCGGATCGAGCGGCCCGACGTCGTAATTGCTACGAGCCCCCAGCTGCTGGTGGGCGTCGCCGGAGCCTGGCTCTCCGCGCGCTTCCGTAGGCCCTTTGTCCTCGAGATCCGGGACCTCTGGCCCGATTCCATCGTCGCCGTCGGGGCGCTGCGCGAGGGCCACCCGGCACTCCGTATGCTGCGGCGGATCGAGCACTGGCTCTATCGCCGCGCGGACGCGGTTGCCGTCGTCACAGAGACCTTCAAGGAAATCCTGCAGCAGCGGGGTGTCACACCGGAGCGGATTGCCTTCCTGCCGAACGGCGTGGACGATGAGCTTTTCCACCCCCGGGAGCTGCCGAATGATCCGACAGGCGAGAACGATCCGCACCCCGGAAAGTTCGTCGTCACCTTCGCCGGCACCATCGGAATGGCCCACGGGCTAAAGACGGTCCTCGAAGCTGCCGAACTGCTGAAGGACGATCCGGTGGTGCAGTTCCTTGTTGTCGGCGATGGCGCTGAGCGGGCCCAGCTCGAAGCAAAAGTCGCAGAGATGAGGCTGACCAACGTGCAATTCAAGGGCCGGGTGCCACGTTCTGCCGTCGCTGGCATCCTCCGGCGAACAGACGCGAGCCTAGTCATGCTTCGGCCTTCTCCGGTCTTCGAGACGGTCCTGCCGTCGAAAATGTTCGAAGCCATGGGGACGGCGACGCCGATCCTCCTCGGCGTTGACGGCGAGGCGCGACGCCTTCTGGAGCGGGCGGACGCGGGCATCCACTTTCCGCCAGGAGACGCTCGCGCGCTCGTCGTCGCGATCCAGCGGCTCCGGAACGACCGCGACGAAACGGCGCGCCTGGGCAAGAACGGTCTCGCGTACACGTTGGCGAACTATGAGCGAAGGCGAATCGCGGCCGGATATGAAGGGCTCCTTCGCGAGATTGCCAGCCCGACGGAGCAGCACACGCCGACCAATGTCGTCGTAGGGGGGGGATAA
- a CDS encoding glycosyltransferase family 4 protein produces MKQKILVVARVYLPGERAGGPVRSIANMVASLYGKLQFHILCGDRDRGDKGSYDGLPLNEWVELGNARACYLTPEGRFIRIAEVLHEDYDVVYLNSFFDPEFSILPLILRKFFGRRASRWILAPRGEFSEGALGIKAAKKRAFILFSKMAGLHKGVIWHASTLHEVRDIERIMGRGLEIRVATNLAAPDDGEIERGCLAAKRPGELRIVSISRITRKKNLHFAINLLRDVDARVTFDIFGPIADEQYWEQCVVAIRDLPPNINVTYRGVLAHEQVGEVFSSYDVFLFPTLGENFGHACIEALRSGCVLLVSDQTPWLELEANRVGWALSLDNYEKFQEALRTLAAFGSHEMQSMRDSCRAYASEKLSEINSLQPWEALFSGSHRETLGS; encoded by the coding sequence ATGAAACAGAAGATTCTTGTCGTTGCGAGAGTATACTTGCCTGGCGAGCGCGCCGGTGGGCCGGTTAGGTCAATCGCAAACATGGTCGCGAGCCTATATGGAAAGCTGCAGTTCCACATTCTTTGCGGCGATCGCGATAGGGGCGACAAGGGGAGTTACGACGGACTCCCGCTCAACGAGTGGGTCGAGTTAGGTAATGCCAGAGCTTGCTATCTCACTCCTGAAGGAAGGTTCATTCGCATCGCCGAGGTCCTGCACGAGGACTACGATGTAGTTTACCTGAATAGCTTTTTTGATCCCGAGTTCTCGATTCTTCCGCTCATCCTGCGAAAGTTCTTCGGGCGGCGGGCGAGCCGTTGGATCCTCGCTCCCCGAGGCGAGTTCTCGGAGGGCGCTCTTGGGATCAAAGCGGCAAAGAAGCGCGCCTTTATTCTTTTCTCGAAAATGGCAGGGCTGCACAAAGGCGTGATTTGGCATGCTTCGACACTGCACGAAGTAAGGGACATCGAGCGAATAATGGGTCGCGGTCTCGAAATCCGCGTTGCGACCAACCTGGCTGCTCCAGATGACGGCGAAATTGAACGTGGTTGTCTGGCAGCGAAGAGACCGGGCGAGTTGCGGATCGTCTCTATTTCACGGATCACAAGGAAGAAGAACCTGCATTTCGCGATCAATTTGCTCCGCGACGTGGATGCGAGGGTCACTTTTGATATTTTTGGGCCAATTGCGGATGAGCAGTATTGGGAACAGTGTGTCGTGGCAATTCGGGACTTGCCTCCAAATATTAATGTGACCTACCGCGGGGTTCTAGCGCATGAACAGGTCGGGGAAGTCTTCAGTTCGTACGACGTGTTTTTGTTCCCAACTCTGGGAGAGAATTTCGGGCACGCTTGCATTGAGGCGCTTCGCTCTGGGTGCGTGCTCCTCGTGAGCGATCAGACGCCTTGGCTAGAACTTGAAGCAAATCGTGTTGGATGGGCGCTGTCTTTAGACAATTATGAAAAGTTCCAAGAGGCGCTACGGACCTTGGCGGCGTTCGGGAGCCATGAAATGCAGAGCATGCGGGATTCGTGTCGAGCGTACGCATCCGAAAAGTTGAGCGAGATTAATTCACTGCAGCCCTGGGAGGCATTGTTTTCCGGGAGCCATCGGGAGACTCTCGGTTCGTAG
- the wecB gene encoding non-hydrolyzing UDP-N-acetylglucosamine 2-epimerase translates to MKRKILVVMGTRPEAIKLAPVVRELRGQTDLCEVLVVSTGQHREMLAQVLAIFGLEPDVNLEVMTPGQDLFDITSRTLLGMRTVLQTYKPDCVIVQGDTTTALGAAMAAFFERIPVAHVEAGLRTGDRCLPFPEEMNRRLIDQIAEWMFTPTRRSRDALIAEGVEDSRVTVTGNTVIDALLATRALAQARAVEIPGLPAGCLDGLRPILVTAHRRESFGRTIDGICRALVRVVDQNPDVAVVYPVHLNPNIDGPVRRILGGRDRIHLLPPLGYLEFVSLMDRSHLVLSDSGGLQEETPSLGKPILVLRDVTERPEGIEAGVAMLVGTNEDGIVNGVQAVLSDPALFEKMARGANPYGDGTASERIAKILLSSSPTRHQTKAD, encoded by the coding sequence ATGAAGCGCAAAATTCTAGTCGTGATGGGCACTCGACCCGAGGCCATTAAACTTGCGCCTGTCGTACGGGAGCTTCGCGGGCAGACGGACCTTTGCGAGGTGCTCGTAGTGTCAACCGGGCAGCATCGCGAAATGTTGGCGCAGGTTTTGGCCATCTTCGGTCTCGAGCCAGACGTTAACCTCGAAGTGATGACGCCTGGACAGGATTTGTTCGACATCACTTCTCGAACTCTGCTCGGTATGAGGACGGTCCTTCAGACTTACAAGCCCGACTGCGTCATTGTTCAAGGCGACACGACTACAGCCCTCGGGGCGGCGATGGCGGCATTCTTCGAGAGGATCCCCGTCGCTCATGTCGAGGCAGGCTTGCGCACTGGCGATCGGTGTCTTCCGTTTCCGGAGGAGATGAATCGACGGCTCATCGATCAGATCGCCGAGTGGATGTTTACACCGACTCGACGGTCCAGAGATGCCTTGATCGCTGAAGGCGTGGAGGACAGCCGGGTGACGGTTACAGGCAACACCGTTATCGATGCGCTTCTTGCAACGAGGGCGCTGGCGCAAGCCCGTGCGGTGGAGATTCCCGGCCTACCTGCCGGGTGCTTAGATGGCCTTAGGCCCATCCTTGTAACCGCGCACCGACGCGAGAGCTTCGGAAGGACGATCGACGGAATCTGCCGCGCACTTGTGCGTGTAGTAGACCAGAACCCGGATGTTGCAGTCGTTTACCCAGTGCACCTCAATCCAAATATCGATGGACCGGTTCGCCGCATCCTTGGAGGTAGGGATCGAATCCATCTCCTGCCGCCCCTCGGCTACCTTGAGTTCGTTTCCCTGATGGACCGGTCCCATCTGGTCCTCTCCGACTCCGGTGGCCTGCAGGAGGAAACACCCAGTCTCGGAAAGCCAATCCTCGTCCTTCGAGACGTCACCGAACGTCCTGAAGGGATCGAGGCAGGAGTGGCGATGCTTGTGGGAACGAATGAAGACGGCATCGTCAACGGCGTTCAAGCCGTGCTCTCTGATCCCGCTTTGTTCGAAAAGATGGCCCGTGGAGCCAATCCCTACGGGGATGGAACGGCGTCGGAGCGAATCGCAAAGATCCTCTTGTCCTCATCGCCAACCCGACACCAGACCAAAGCCGATTGA
- a CDS encoding glycosyltransferase family 4 protein: MCVDTNFINWLRGSVSDGLELSLKCNYIPNYADTDLLTPRNDTPPSTDPRLFFARRFERKRGTHLFIEALSNLRRDGFSFTASICTIGGADTIRRLLVQESLSEIVEVSEERMDSILGRYRHADIAVIPTLWSEGTSLAAVEAICAGVPVVTTPVGGLGNLVVPGFNGVVTAPTAHGIAEGIRQIAQPSAWLEYHKNCLSMRPSLSRSRWEERALAWVRS, translated from the coding sequence ATGTGCGTTGACACCAACTTCATCAATTGGCTCCGCGGAAGTGTATCGGACGGGTTGGAGCTTAGCCTTAAGTGCAACTACATTCCCAACTACGCAGACACAGATCTGCTGACGCCTCGAAACGACACGCCGCCCTCTACTGACCCGCGATTGTTCTTCGCACGACGGTTCGAACGAAAGCGAGGAACCCATCTTTTCATTGAAGCATTGTCGAACCTAAGGCGAGACGGCTTTTCTTTCACTGCTTCTATCTGCACAATTGGGGGCGCCGACACGATCCGACGGCTTCTCGTCCAGGAGTCACTCTCCGAGATTGTAGAAGTTTCGGAAGAGCGAATGGACTCAATCTTGGGCCGCTATCGGCACGCTGACATCGCAGTCATTCCCACACTTTGGTCGGAAGGGACGAGCTTGGCGGCCGTAGAGGCGATCTGTGCAGGTGTTCCGGTAGTGACCACGCCAGTGGGCGGCTTGGGTAACTTGGTTGTCCCCGGATTTAACGGCGTAGTGACCGCCCCGACCGCGCATGGAATCGCTGAGGGAATTCGCCAAATCGCGCAGCCGAGCGCGTGGCTCGAGTACCACAAGAACTGCCTGTCGATGAGGCCATCTCTCTCACGTTCTCGTTGGGAGGAGCGGGCATTGGCTTGGGTGCGGTCGTGA
- a CDS encoding oligosaccharide flippase family protein translates to MGAVVTAPATTTIAQANVRQRIAQGAKWTLIGSIGSRLLTLSSATLVARLLTTEDYGALGIIQTTVGMFAVLAGLSLGSTGAKHVAEFRRRDPERAQRLAGLTVRVALVSSLVVALILTVAAGPLSADMLSAPYLLLPLRISAVLVFSSAMAGAHSGILSGYEAFGKTSRNTILSAVVSAFASAVGAKYFGLSGAIAGLSFGSCILWSLQSRATRQILGPNRSRKLRLDDMTPLWTFSVPALVASALYAPTNWMASKIILASSNGFSELGIFNAANQWFMAVVFVPSVLGQVLLPIMAERRSAMDAAGGALLRRLTKVYVLASGLVVLAIGSASHWIMALYGESYSEHWPTLLVSVSAACLVAIHTPSAQFLAANGRMWQAGCMNLGWAIVFVSSTTFLSSFGALGLATARLLAYLFHATWTIWYALRLASENRESCPSPPC, encoded by the coding sequence TTGGGTGCGGTCGTGACTGCCCCGGCAACGACCACAATTGCTCAGGCGAACGTGCGCCAAAGAATTGCGCAGGGAGCAAAGTGGACGCTCATCGGTTCGATCGGATCCCGGCTGCTTACGCTGTCGTCCGCTACGTTGGTCGCGCGATTGCTCACGACGGAAGACTACGGCGCACTTGGAATCATCCAGACAACAGTCGGCATGTTCGCTGTGCTTGCCGGTCTCAGCCTGGGTTCGACTGGAGCCAAACACGTCGCCGAATTTAGGCGACGGGACCCAGAACGAGCTCAAAGACTCGCGGGGCTCACAGTTCGAGTCGCACTAGTATCCTCGCTTGTCGTTGCGCTCATCCTCACGGTTGCTGCCGGACCCCTTTCAGCAGACATGCTCAGCGCTCCATATCTGCTGCTTCCTCTACGAATCTCGGCTGTCCTTGTCTTTTCAAGCGCGATGGCGGGCGCGCACTCAGGAATTCTGTCGGGCTACGAGGCTTTCGGAAAGACGTCGCGCAATACGATTTTATCGGCAGTTGTCTCCGCTTTCGCCTCGGCTGTCGGTGCAAAGTACTTTGGTCTTTCCGGCGCCATCGCCGGGCTCTCTTTTGGCTCATGCATCCTCTGGTCATTGCAGTCGAGAGCGACCCGGCAGATTCTTGGCCCAAATCGCAGCCGGAAACTGCGGCTGGATGATATGACTCCCCTCTGGACGTTTAGCGTTCCAGCGCTCGTTGCTAGTGCACTTTACGCGCCCACAAACTGGATGGCTTCGAAGATCATCCTGGCGTCGTCGAACGGCTTTTCGGAGCTGGGAATTTTCAATGCGGCCAATCAGTGGTTTATGGCTGTCGTTTTTGTTCCGTCGGTGCTCGGGCAAGTCTTGTTGCCAATTATGGCCGAAAGGAGAAGCGCAATGGACGCAGCAGGTGGCGCTCTGCTTCGGAGGTTGACAAAGGTGTATGTCCTGGCGAGCGGCTTGGTCGTGCTGGCGATCGGCTCCGCGAGCCACTGGATTATGGCGCTATATGGAGAGAGCTACTCAGAGCACTGGCCGACTCTGCTGGTCTCTGTCTCGGCGGCATGTCTCGTTGCGATTCATACCCCCTCGGCCCAATTTCTCGCTGCAAATGGCCGAATGTGGCAGGCTGGCTGCATGAATCTTGGCTGGGCTATCGTGTTCGTGTCCTCAACCACGTTTCTTTCGTCCTTTGGCGCCTTGGGGCTGGCTACGGCGCGCCTGCTAGCCTACTTGTTTCACGCGACATGGACCATCTGGTACGCGCTTCGCCTCGCCTCTGAAAATCGAGAGTCCTGCCCCAGTCCGCCTTGCTGA
- a CDS encoding O-antigen ligase family protein — translation MIRVPLVFVLGQLVALAAWLNLRDEERGGFLASVCRAAVMYFCVSIVYWVAELQGVFAQSDGLGYSRMGSALFRVVYMGLFVPSFGILYLIAARSLQTRPPAVFYPFILAVTLATGSRSGALVIAVAAIVLTFSVPKTAAQGLFRAVVIGAVFAFTLPALDLVSGTRYDTLSGHGRSESFQAAVDAWSSLSLFKVFFGAGWGQIYPYWTWLEAGAPTWGGKNFFYLGGSQSLVSPHNSILWFLVEGGALVASGVVFPIAASVIGCLRAGVRDGKIILCILGVGSLVWLVLISDFLVWDEAGGAAQPFFWLLLCLFWHTATSRDPAVAASRGCPERTVR, via the coding sequence ATGATTCGAGTGCCGCTTGTTTTTGTGCTCGGCCAACTTGTAGCACTGGCGGCGTGGTTGAATCTACGGGACGAAGAGCGGGGTGGGTTTTTGGCCTCAGTCTGCCGCGCGGCTGTGATGTATTTTTGTGTCTCGATTGTCTATTGGGTGGCTGAACTGCAAGGCGTATTTGCGCAGTCTGACGGCCTTGGATACTCGCGGATGGGAAGCGCGCTGTTCCGGGTAGTGTACATGGGGCTTTTTGTCCCTTCCTTCGGGATTTTGTATCTGATCGCTGCGAGATCCTTGCAGACGAGGCCGCCAGCCGTATTCTACCCGTTTATTTTGGCGGTCACGCTTGCTACCGGCTCGCGATCCGGCGCATTGGTCATCGCGGTGGCAGCAATAGTCCTAACTTTCTCCGTCCCAAAGACGGCGGCACAGGGACTGTTCCGGGCAGTAGTTATCGGGGCGGTTTTTGCTTTTACACTGCCAGCATTGGACCTCGTGTCTGGTACTCGGTATGATACACTAAGTGGTCACGGGCGGTCCGAGTCATTCCAGGCAGCCGTCGACGCGTGGAGTAGCCTTTCGCTGTTTAAGGTTTTTTTCGGGGCGGGATGGGGTCAAATCTATCCGTACTGGACCTGGCTGGAAGCCGGGGCCCCGACCTGGGGTGGAAAGAACTTTTTCTACCTCGGCGGCTCGCAAAGCTTGGTTTCTCCCCATAATAGCATTTTGTGGTTCCTGGTTGAGGGCGGGGCACTTGTGGCTTCGGGTGTAGTTTTCCCAATTGCGGCGAGTGTAATCGGGTGCCTGCGCGCCGGAGTTCGCGATGGTAAAATTATTCTTTGCATTCTGGGGGTGGGTTCTCTTGTCTGGCTGGTTTTGATCTCTGACTTTCTTGTTTGGGATGAAGCCGGGGGCGCTGCTCAACCTTTCTTTTGGCTTCTTCTCTGCCTGTTTTGGCACACTGCGACTTCGCGTGACCCAGCGGTGGCCGCGTCCCGCGGTTGCCCAGAGAGAACCGTCAGATAG
- a CDS encoding nucleotide sugar dehydrogenase translates to MNEKIGVVGLGYVGLPVALAFAKEFPTVGFDISERRVSALREGRDPNGETAGEELQHTSMRFTTDAADLSDCTFFVVAVPTPVDSGNRPDLTPVIRASETLGKVLKAGAVVVYESTVFPGCTEEICGPVLARTSGLRQGADFKLGYSPERINPGDKKNTFETVTKIVSGEDGETLERVAAAYEAIVPAGVFRAANLKAAEAAKVIENAQRDINIAFMNEVAHICDRIGIRTADVIAGMNTKWNALRFTPGLVGGHCIGVDPYYITSKSEELGYFPEVILSGRRINNGMGAFIAQRLMKMLAKGGKPISGAKVGVLGLTFKENVSDLRNSRVPDIISELKEFGVEVIVHDAFADTAEAQHEYGIELSPLAALRELDGLVVAVSHKPYLEMPRSDLLGMLKGGGGALIDVKSIFEPKELPASIAYWSL, encoded by the coding sequence ATGAACGAAAAAATTGGCGTGGTGGGGCTTGGGTATGTGGGTCTTCCGGTCGCCCTGGCGTTCGCGAAGGAATTCCCCACGGTCGGCTTCGACATCAGCGAAAGGCGCGTTTCGGCGCTGCGCGAGGGCCGAGACCCGAACGGGGAGACCGCAGGCGAGGAGCTGCAGCACACCTCGATGCGCTTCACGACCGACGCGGCGGATCTTTCGGATTGCACCTTCTTCGTGGTCGCGGTGCCGACTCCCGTCGACTCTGGCAACCGCCCGGATTTGACGCCGGTGATTCGGGCATCTGAGACCCTCGGGAAGGTGCTTAAGGCCGGCGCGGTGGTGGTTTATGAGTCCACCGTCTTCCCTGGCTGCACCGAGGAGATCTGCGGCCCCGTACTGGCGAGGACCTCGGGACTTCGCCAGGGGGCGGACTTCAAGCTCGGCTACTCGCCCGAGCGCATCAACCCCGGCGACAAGAAAAATACCTTCGAGACGGTGACCAAGATCGTCTCGGGCGAGGACGGCGAGACCCTTGAGCGCGTCGCCGCCGCCTACGAGGCAATCGTGCCGGCGGGCGTATTCCGAGCGGCGAACCTCAAGGCGGCCGAGGCGGCGAAGGTCATCGAGAATGCCCAGCGCGACATCAACATCGCCTTCATGAACGAGGTCGCCCACATCTGCGACCGCATCGGCATCCGCACGGCTGACGTCATCGCGGGCATGAACACCAAGTGGAACGCGCTGCGCTTCACGCCGGGCCTGGTGGGCGGCCATTGCATCGGCGTTGATCCCTACTACATCACCTCGAAGTCCGAGGAGCTCGGCTACTTTCCCGAGGTGATCCTCTCAGGCCGCCGCATCAACAACGGAATGGGCGCCTTCATCGCCCAGCGGCTGATGAAGATGCTGGCGAAGGGCGGCAAGCCGATCAGCGGCGCCAAGGTGGGCGTGCTGGGGCTTACGTTCAAGGAGAACGTCTCCGACCTGCGCAACAGCCGCGTGCCCGACATCATCTCCGAGCTGAAGGAATTCGGCGTCGAGGTCATCGTCCACGACGCCTTCGCCGACACGGCAGAGGCGCAGCACGAATACGGCATCGAGCTATCTCCGCTCGCCGCTCTGCGTGAGCTCGACGGCTTGGTAGTCGCGGTCTCGCACAAGCCCTACCTGGAGATGCCTCGCAGCGATCTGCTGGGGATGCTGAAGGGCGGCGGCGGCGCACTCATCGACGTGAAGTCGATCTTCGAGCCGAAGGAGCTACCGGCGTCGATCGCCTATTGGAGCCTCTGA
- the wecB gene encoding non-hydrolyzing UDP-N-acetylglucosamine 2-epimerase yields the protein MKIVHVVGARPNFMKIAPVMKAIAAAGFAQQRLVHTGQHYDASMSDVFFDDLGLPRPDIFLGVGSGSHAEQTAKVLIGFEKVCLEEKPDLVVVAGDVNSTLAAALVSAKLLIPVAHVEAGLRSRDLSMPEEVNRILVDRISDLLLTPSRDGDENLLAEGTPPDRIHLVGNVMIDSLLSHLETARRLGIPERMDLAPGNYAVLTLHRASNVDDPMVLSGLLGAIELIQQQLPVVFPVHPRTRKQVEAFGFDSRVQAMKNLKLCEPLGYLEFLGLTSQAKLVLTDSGGLQEETTALGIPCLTLRENTERPVTVTEGTNTVVGTDPNSIMYEAESALAGRGKGGRRPALWDGRASERIAEVVRAFAVQRGLA from the coding sequence ATGAAGATCGTACACGTGGTGGGCGCCCGCCCCAACTTCATGAAGATCGCCCCGGTGATGAAGGCCATTGCGGCCGCGGGCTTCGCCCAGCAGCGGCTCGTCCACACCGGTCAGCATTACGACGCCTCGATGTCCGACGTCTTCTTCGACGACCTGGGGCTCCCTCGCCCTGACATCTTCCTGGGGGTGGGCTCGGGTTCGCACGCCGAGCAGACCGCCAAGGTACTGATTGGCTTCGAGAAGGTGTGCTTGGAGGAGAAGCCCGACCTCGTAGTCGTTGCAGGTGACGTGAACTCCACCCTCGCCGCGGCGCTCGTCTCGGCCAAGCTTCTCATCCCGGTGGCGCACGTCGAAGCGGGGCTTCGATCACGTGACCTTTCGATGCCCGAGGAGGTGAACCGCATCCTCGTCGATCGGATCAGTGACTTGCTCCTCACGCCCTCTCGTGATGGGGATGAGAACCTGCTCGCCGAGGGCACTCCCCCCGACCGCATCCACCTGGTCGGGAACGTGATGATCGACTCGTTGCTCTCTCACCTCGAAACCGCCCGACGCCTGGGGATTCCGGAGCGGATGGACCTGGCGCCGGGCAACTACGCCGTGCTCACGCTCCACCGGGCATCCAACGTCGACGATCCTATGGTCCTCTCTGGATTGTTGGGCGCGATCGAGCTGATTCAACAGCAGCTTCCGGTCGTATTTCCCGTCCACCCAAGGACTCGCAAGCAGGTTGAGGCCTTCGGCTTCGATTCACGCGTGCAGGCAATGAAGAACCTGAAGCTCTGCGAACCGCTCGGCTATCTGGAGTTCCTCGGACTGACTTCGCAAGCGAAGCTCGTCCTTACTGACTCGGGCGGTCTTCAGGAGGAGACGACTGCGCTTGGGATACCCTGCCTTACCTTGCGTGAAAACACCGAGCGCCCGGTGACTGTGACAGAGGGCACAAACACGGTGGTCGGAACCGATCCCAACTCCATCATGTACGAAGCTGAATCAGCGCTCGCGGGACGGGGCAAGGGTGGGCGGCGACCGGCCCTCTGGGATGGGAGAGCAAGCGAGCGAATCGCGGAAGTCGTCCGCGCCTTCGCCGTCCAGCGCGGACTCGCATGA
- a CDS encoding NAD-dependent epimerase/dehydratase family protein produces the protein MNGWSLGVQGLRPVVVGLDNFVRGHRRNLEDLQTRVGSGRFGRRALASSTGLSATSGTSAGPATAQSWFSTTGAQVSSEILADPTANHLTSVGGFLLMLTAPRDAGVARFVYASSSLVYGDEPDLPRVEGWESRILSSDAPN, from the coding sequence TTGAACGGATGGTCGCTCGGCGTCCAAGGGCTTCGCCCGGTCGTGGTGGGCCTCGACAACTTCGTTAGAGGCCACCGGCGTAACTTGGAGGACCTGCAGACGCGGGTCGGATCGGGCCGGTTCGGGCGGCGCGCTCTCGCTTCGTCGACCGGGTTATCGGCGACCTCGGGTACCTCCGCAGGGCCTGCGACGGCGCAGAGCTGGTTCTCCACCACGGGCGCTCAGGTTAGTTCCGAGATTCTGGCGGACCCGACCGCGAACCACCTGACGAGCGTGGGTGGCTTCCTCCTCATGCTCACCGCGCCACGGGACGCTGGAGTGGCCCGCTTCGTCTACGCCAGCTCGAGCTTGGTGTACGGGGACGAGCCCGACCTGCCTAGGGTCGAGGGATGGGAGAGTCGCATCCTCTCGTCCGACGCCCCCAACTAA
- a CDS encoding DUF4126 domain-containing protein, producing MRRDRLWEVAALGALSGVRSLVTPAVVVGRHAKRATSIRVLAKRALGDRAFEKSRRLSPLLSALAAGELLIDKLPFAPPRTQPFSLAARAASGALVGSMSARQGTSKPALALIGAAAAVASAFASLYFRKLAIARSAALGIAAALAEDALVLGVGDRLARSAANSTT from the coding sequence ATGAGACGAGACAGGCTGTGGGAGGTGGCGGCGCTGGGGGCGCTGTCGGGTGTGCGGAGCCTCGTCACTCCTGCCGTGGTCGTTGGGCGGCACGCCAAACGCGCGACCAGCATTCGCGTACTCGCAAAACGTGCGTTGGGCGATCGTGCGTTCGAAAAGAGCCGCCGACTGTCTCCGCTCCTCTCGGCGCTCGCGGCCGGTGAGCTCTTGATCGACAAGCTCCCTTTCGCCCCGCCGCGGACCCAGCCGTTTTCGCTCGCCGCGCGGGCGGCATCCGGCGCGCTCGTAGGGAGCATGTCGGCCCGGCAGGGGACGTCGAAGCCCGCTTTGGCGCTCATCGGCGCAGCGGCAGCGGTCGCGAGCGCATTCGCCTCACTCTACTTCCGGAAGCTCGCCATCGCCCGCTCGGCAGCGCTCGGCATCGCCGCCGCACTCGCGGAGGACGCCCTCGTGCTTGGCGTAGGCGATCGCCTTGCCCGATCAGCCGCCAACTCAACCACGTAG